One genomic segment of Dehalogenimonas alkenigignens includes these proteins:
- a CDS encoding isocitrate/isopropylmalate dehydrogenase family protein translates to MIHNVTLIPGDGIGPEISDATRRVLEATGVKFNWEVVHAGVDVIAQYGTPLPDNVLDSIRKNKVAIKGPITTPVGSGFRSVNVAIRKALDLYTCLRPCKTYKGVPSRYEDVDLVIVRENMEDLYAGIEFERGTEWAEKLKRMLKDKGEKQIREDAGFSIKMISETGTRRIVKYAFEYARRYGRKKVTAVHKANILKFSDGLFLAVARDVAAAYADIEFEDRIVDNMTMQLVRNPQQFDVIVCPNLYGDILSDLCAGLIGGLGVAPGGNIGDDFAVFEPTHGSAPKYKGLNKVNPMAMMLSGVLMLRHLNETSAADRLETAIAAVIAEGKSVTYDLAAPGATPVGTSQVADAIIEKLR, encoded by the coding sequence ATGATTCACAACGTAACCCTCATCCCCGGCGACGGCATCGGCCCGGAAATCTCGGACGCCACCCGCCGCGTCCTTGAAGCCACCGGGGTCAAATTCAACTGGGAAGTGGTGCATGCCGGCGTTGATGTCATCGCCCAGTACGGCACGCCGCTGCCGGACAACGTTTTAGACTCCATCAGGAAGAATAAAGTAGCCATCAAAGGCCCCATCACCACCCCCGTCGGCTCCGGCTTTCGCAGCGTCAACGTCGCTATTCGTAAGGCCCTCGATCTCTACACCTGCCTTCGTCCGTGCAAAACCTATAAAGGCGTTCCCTCGCGATACGAAGATGTCGACCTCGTGATCGTCCGAGAAAATATGGAAGACCTCTACGCCGGCATCGAGTTCGAGCGCGGCACTGAATGGGCCGAGAAGCTCAAGCGGATGCTCAAAGACAAGGGAGAGAAGCAGATCCGCGAGGACGCCGGCTTCTCCATCAAGATGATCTCAGAAACCGGCACCCGCCGCATCGTGAAGTACGCCTTCGAATACGCCCGCCGCTACGGCCGTAAAAAAGTCACCGCGGTACATAAAGCCAACATCCTGAAATTCTCCGACGGCCTGTTCCTGGCGGTAGCCCGGGACGTGGCTGCCGCCTACGCGGACATCGAGTTCGAGGACCGCATCGTAGACAATATGACCATGCAGCTGGTCCGGAATCCGCAGCAATTTGACGTCATCGTCTGTCCTAACCTCTATGGGGACATCCTGTCTGATTTATGCGCCGGGCTGATTGGCGGCCTGGGCGTCGCTCCCGGCGGCAACATCGGCGATGACTTCGCCGTCTTCGAGCCAACCCACGGTTCGGCCCCCAAGTACAAGGGCTTGAACAAGGTCAATCCCATGGCCATGATGCTCTCCGGCGTGCTGATGCTGCGGCACCTCAACGAGACTTCCGCGGCTGACCGGCTGGAAACAGCCATCGCCGCCGTAATCGCCGAAGGCAAATCCGTCACTTACGACCTGGCTGCCCCGGGCGCAACCCCGGTCGGGACGTCGCAGGTGGCCGACGCCATCATCGAAAAACTGCGCTAG
- the mdh gene encoding malate dehydrogenase: MKITVVGAGNVGATLAQRLIEKDFADIALVDVVEGIPQGKALDLRQSANVLGFTHKLIGSNSYEVTAGSDIVVITAGIARKPGMTRDELIGINARIVREVVEKSLAVSSNAVFIIVTNPVDAMTYLALKVSGLPRERIFGLSGVLDGGRLAAFIAEELNVDARDVVPCVMGEHGGSMVVYPRFTTVKGMPLSVLADAAKQQALAERTVNGGAEIVGFLKTGSAFYAPSASVAHMVNAVVNDSGTRMNCAAYLDGEYGLSDVVLGVPVRLGRRGIEEIVELPLNDDELAALKASSEAVRKLIAALNL, from the coding sequence ATGAAAATCACCGTTGTCGGCGCCGGCAATGTCGGCGCCACCCTGGCCCAGCGTCTCATCGAGAAAGATTTCGCAGATATCGCCCTGGTAGATGTTGTCGAAGGTATCCCCCAGGGCAAAGCCCTTGACCTGCGGCAGTCGGCCAATGTCCTTGGCTTCACCCATAAACTGATCGGCTCGAACTCTTACGAGGTGACGGCAGGCTCTGACATCGTCGTCATCACTGCCGGCATAGCCCGCAAGCCGGGTATGACCCGCGACGAGCTTATCGGCATCAATGCCAGGATCGTCCGCGAGGTGGTGGAGAAATCGCTGGCCGTGTCCTCCAACGCCGTCTTCATTATCGTCACCAACCCGGTGGACGCCATGACCTACCTGGCTCTGAAGGTCTCCGGCCTGCCTCGGGAGCGCATCTTCGGCCTGTCCGGCGTTTTGGACGGCGGCCGCCTGGCCGCCTTCATCGCCGAAGAACTGAACGTCGATGCCAGGGACGTCGTCCCCTGCGTCATGGGCGAACACGGCGGCAGCATGGTGGTCTATCCCCGCTTCACCACGGTGAAAGGCATGCCTCTCTCCGTCCTGGCCGACGCGGCTAAACAGCAGGCCCTGGCCGAGCGCACGGTAAACGGCGGCGCCGAGATCGTCGGCTTCCTGAAGACCGGCTCAGCCTTTTATGCTCCTTCGGCTTCTGTTGCTCATATGGTTAATGCCGTCGTCAACGATTCCGGCACACGGATGAACTGTGCCGCCTATCTCGACGGCGAGTATGGTCTATCGGATGTGGTCCTTGGTGTGCCGGTGAGGCTAGGCCGCCGTGGCATCGAAGAAATCGTCGAACTCCCCCTGAACGATGATGAATTAGCGGCGCTCAAAGCCTCATCCGAAGCCGTTCGCAAGCTGATTGCCGCTTTGAACTTGTGA
- a CDS encoding fumarate hydratase, translating into MREIQAVAVTAAVARLAEEANYEMSPDVLVALTRAHDVEKSSLGREMLEMIIENVHQAMSHRKPLCQDCGVAVVFVDVGQEVHVTGGDLETAIVDGVRKGYGEGYLRKSMVACPFTERTNTGDNTPPVIHYRVVPGDEIKISLMAKGSGAENMSRLYMLKPAEGRGGVIEAAVRAVEEAGGKPCPPLIIGIGIGGTAEAAMLLAKRSLLRKVGKPSPEADAAALEREILEKVNRLGIGPLGLGGSVTAMAVHIESMPCHIASLPVAVNLQCHSARHKEAVL; encoded by the coding sequence ATGCGTGAAATCCAGGCCGTCGCCGTCACCGCCGCCGTCGCCCGCCTTGCCGAGGAAGCCAATTATGAAATGTCGCCCGACGTTTTGGTGGCTCTAACCCGGGCGCATGATGTTGAAAAATCCTCGCTCGGCCGTGAAATGCTGGAAATGATCATTGAAAACGTCCACCAGGCGATGTCGCACCGCAAGCCGCTCTGTCAGGACTGCGGCGTGGCCGTGGTCTTCGTCGATGTCGGGCAGGAGGTTCACGTCACCGGCGGCGACCTCGAAACGGCGATTGTCGACGGCGTCCGCAAAGGCTACGGTGAAGGTTATCTGCGCAAATCGATGGTCGCCTGCCCCTTCACCGAGCGTACTAATACCGGCGACAACACCCCGCCGGTCATTCATTACCGCGTCGTTCCGGGCGATGAAATTAAGATCAGCCTGATGGCCAAGGGGTCAGGCGCCGAGAACATGAGCCGCCTCTACATGCTCAAGCCGGCCGAAGGCCGGGGCGGCGTCATCGAGGCCGCCGTACGCGCCGTTGAGGAAGCCGGCGGCAAACCTTGCCCGCCCCTCATTATCGGCATTGGCATCGGCGGCACCGCCGAGGCAGCTATGCTTTTAGCCAAGCGCTCGCTTCTGCGCAAGGTCGGAAAGCCCAGCCCGGAGGCCGACGCCGCCGCGCTCGAGCGGGAAATCCTGGAGAAGGTCAACAGGTTGGGCATCGGGCCGCTGGGGCTGGGCGGCAGCGTTACCGCCATGGCCGTGCATATCGAGAGCATGCCCTGCCACATCGCCAGCCTGCCGGTGGCGGTCAACCTCCAGTGCCACAGCGCCCGCCACAAGGAGGCGGTGCTGTGA
- a CDS encoding Fe-S-containing hydro-lyase encodes MNEWRRIRLPMPAQTIAELKAGDRVLLSGTIYAARDAAHKRFIEALDRGESLPIDLATAVIYYMGPSPARPRQIIGSCGPTTSARMDKYTPRLIEGGLRVMMGKGERSPQVAEAIKQHGAVYLATIGGAGALLSLRVKSAEVVAYHDLGAEAVLKLEVEHFPAVVAIDAQGSDQFKIGQARYRSK; translated from the coding sequence GTGAACGAGTGGCGCAGGATAAGACTGCCCATGCCGGCTCAGACTATCGCCGAGCTTAAAGCCGGCGACAGAGTGCTGCTCTCCGGCACCATTTACGCCGCCCGCGACGCGGCCCACAAACGCTTCATCGAGGCGCTCGACCGCGGTGAGAGCCTGCCGATTGATCTTGCAACGGCGGTGATTTATTACATGGGTCCTTCGCCGGCTCGTCCGAGACAGATCATCGGTTCTTGCGGCCCGACGACGTCGGCCCGCATGGACAAATACACGCCGCGCCTTATTGAAGGGGGCCTCCGGGTAATGATGGGCAAAGGCGAACGCTCGCCGCAGGTCGCCGAAGCCATTAAACAACACGGCGCCGTATATCTGGCAACCATCGGCGGCGCCGGGGCGCTGCTCTCCCTGAGAGTGAAATCGGCGGAGGTTGTGGCTTACCATGACCTCGGCGCCGAGGCGGTATTGAAGCTTGAGGTGGAGCATTTTCCGGCTGTTGTCGCCATTGACGCCCAGGGCAGCGACCAGTTCAAAATCGGGCAGGCTCGTTATCGTTCTAAATAG
- a CDS encoding histidine triad nucleotide-binding protein translates to MSCIFCQIAAGTIPADILHKDDKVIAFRDIRPQAPTHVLIVPVKHIASLSDIRGDDFGLVAYVFDLANDLAHSEGISEKGYRVTVNSGKEGGQVVQHLHFHLLGGRQLSGELG, encoded by the coding sequence ATGAGCTGTATTTTCTGCCAGATCGCCGCCGGGACTATTCCGGCGGATATTTTACATAAAGATGACAAGGTTATTGCTTTCCGTGATATCCGCCCCCAGGCCCCGACACACGTACTGATCGTGCCGGTGAAGCATATTGCCTCTTTGAGCGATATCCGCGGCGATGATTTCGGCCTGGTCGCTTATGTCTTTGACCTGGCTAATGATCTCGCCCATTCAGAGGGTATCTCTGAAAAAGGGTACCGGGTAACGGTCAACTCCGGCAAAGAGGGCGGCCAGGTCGTCCAGCACCTCCACTTCCACCTTCTGGGCGGGCGGCAGCTTTCGGGGGAACTTGGATAG
- a CDS encoding GNAT family N-acetyltransferase — protein MADSSATFIEGFRPGYLGRMIQMQGEYYDVVWARPGVSFEVMMARQMCDFHDTYTEGRDLLLSAHIDNLLVGYIAVVGAPAERPGARLRWFHVDPACQGRGIGRELLTRALDFCRRAGYQTAWLWTMDGLDAARRLYDSCGFRPAADVASALPFHGVTLELLID, from the coding sequence ATGGCTGATTCATCTGCGACTTTCATCGAAGGCTTCCGCCCGGGGTATCTCGGCCGCATGATCCAGATGCAGGGTGAGTATTACGATGTCGTCTGGGCGCGGCCCGGCGTTTCCTTCGAGGTGATGATGGCCCGCCAGATGTGCGACTTCCACGATACCTACACCGAAGGCCGCGACCTGTTGCTTTCAGCCCACATCGATAATCTCCTCGTCGGTTACATCGCCGTCGTCGGCGCCCCGGCGGAGCGTCCCGGCGCCCGGCTGCGCTGGTTCCATGTGGATCCGGCCTGCCAGGGCCGCGGCATCGGGCGGGAACTGCTGACCCGCGCCCTGGACTTTTGCCGCCGGGCGGGATACCAGACCGCCTGGCTGTGGACTATGGACGGCCTGGATGCCGCCCGCCGCCTCTATGACAGCTGCGGTTTTAGGCCGGCCGCCGATGTTGCCTCAGCGCTGCCCTTCCACGGCGTTACCTTAGAGCTTTTAATTGACTAG
- a CDS encoding AzlC family ABC transporter permease, whose product MTRDIRQGIKAALPVVLGYLPVGIAYGVLARAAGLSALETGAMSFFVFAGASQFIAVGMLASGAGVLPIILTTFAVNLRHLLMSSAIAPFFKGQSMNKLVLLSAFLTDESFAVAMHDTSKIAGRPTYLIALQATAYTAWLSGSVIGAVFGSLIDSASFGIPFAMTALFICLLVLQLKSRAHLAVALAAGGLALVFKGFMPNNLFILAAAAAAPLAGLWLSPRQPAPIEAEVKTDAA is encoded by the coding sequence TTGACTAGAGACATCCGCCAAGGCATCAAGGCCGCCCTGCCTGTCGTTCTGGGCTACCTGCCGGTAGGCATCGCCTACGGCGTGCTGGCCCGCGCCGCCGGGCTGTCGGCGCTGGAGACCGGGGCGATGAGCTTTTTCGTCTTCGCCGGCGCGTCTCAGTTCATCGCCGTCGGCATGCTGGCTTCCGGCGCCGGTGTGCTGCCGATTATCCTGACCACCTTCGCCGTCAACCTGCGCCACCTGCTGATGAGCTCGGCCATCGCTCCGTTTTTCAAGGGTCAGTCGATGAACAAACTCGTCCTGCTGTCTGCCTTCCTCACCGATGAATCCTTCGCCGTGGCCATGCATGACACGTCAAAGATCGCCGGCCGCCCGACATACCTCATCGCCCTTCAGGCGACGGCCTACACCGCCTGGTTGTCCGGTTCGGTCATCGGCGCCGTGTTCGGCTCGCTCATCGACAGCGCCTCCTTCGGCATCCCTTTCGCCATGACGGCGCTCTTCATCTGCCTGCTGGTGCTCCAGCTCAAGAGCCGGGCTCATCTGGCTGTGGCTTTGGCCGCCGGGGGGCTAGCGCTCGTCTTCAAGGGTTTCATGCCCAACAATTTGTTTATCCTGGCCGCGGCGGCGGCGGCGCCGCTGGCCGGTCTGTGGCTGTCGCCGCGGCAGCCCGCTCCGATCGAGGCGGAGGTGAAAACCGATGCGGCCTGA
- a CDS encoding AzlD domain-containing protein, which yields MRPEMLLLFLGMAAVTFLPRFLPMVLVSRLTIPDRAKVFLEYVPVAVLSALVFPAVFAGDGGAVGAEPRLLLSAAAVLLFAWKVRNLFGSVVLGMAAYWALGLLPGLS from the coding sequence ATGCGGCCTGAAATGCTGCTGCTGTTTCTGGGAATGGCGGCGGTGACTTTTCTGCCGCGGTTCCTGCCGATGGTCCTGGTCAGCCGTCTGACGATACCGGACCGGGCAAAGGTCTTCTTAGAGTACGTGCCGGTGGCGGTGCTGTCAGCGCTGGTCTTCCCGGCGGTCTTCGCCGGCGATGGCGGAGCGGTCGGCGCCGAGCCGCGGCTGTTACTTTCCGCCGCGGCGGTGCTTTTGTTCGCCTGGAAGGTTAGAAACCTCTTCGGGTCGGTGGTGCTGGGGATGGCGGCCTACTGGGCGCTGGGGCTCTTGCCCGGGTTATCGTAA
- a CDS encoding NUDIX hydrolase encodes MPEKIISSRTAFSGHFRVRQDTIRTGARISTRDIVEYPSAVAMIAVDNSGRIILERQYRHAAGRELLEIPAGGIDPGETPEAAACREMQEETGYRPRRVEKLTSFYSAPGYSTELLHLYLVKDLVEDRLTAEDSGEITLVPVSKEEALKLIAEGQIIDGKSIAGLLFYFNLR; translated from the coding sequence ATGCCTGAAAAAATAATCTCCAGCCGCACGGCTTTCAGCGGGCATTTCCGGGTGCGCCAGGACACCATCCGGACGGGCGCCAGGATAAGTACGCGCGACATCGTCGAATACCCCTCAGCGGTGGCGATGATAGCCGTCGATAACAGCGGCAGGATTATCCTGGAGCGGCAATACCGCCATGCCGCCGGGCGCGAATTGCTGGAGATACCGGCCGGCGGCATCGATCCCGGCGAGACGCCGGAAGCGGCGGCCTGCCGCGAGATGCAGGAAGAGACAGGCTACCGGCCGCGGCGCGTTGAAAAACTTACCAGCTTTTATTCGGCGCCGGGTTATTCCACCGAGCTATTGCACCTTTACCTGGTGAAGGACCTTGTGGAGGACCGGCTGACGGCCGAGGACAGCGGCGAGATCACCCTGGTGCCGGTGTCAAAGGAAGAAGCGCTCAAGCTTATCGCCGAGGGACAAATCATAGACGGCAAGAGCATCGCCGGGCTGCTGTTCTATTTTAACCTGAGATAG
- a CDS encoding N-acetyltransferase, translating into MKVEKATIKDVTQIHKLVNSFAERGAMLARPLSEIYENIRDFFVVRENGLVVACAALHISWADLAEVKSLAVESSHQRQKFGSALVKACLKEARELGISTVFCLTYQPVFFSTCGFREVEKKELPHKVWGECYRCPKFPDCDESAMTFSIPAAVNA; encoded by the coding sequence ATGAAAGTTGAAAAAGCCACCATCAAGGACGTAACCCAGATACATAAACTGGTCAATTCCTTCGCCGAGAGGGGCGCCATGCTGGCGCGGCCGCTTTCAGAAATCTACGAAAATATCCGCGATTTCTTCGTGGTGCGGGAGAACGGCCTGGTGGTGGCCTGCGCCGCGCTGCACATCTCCTGGGCCGACCTGGCCGAGGTCAAGTCGCTGGCGGTCGAATCATCCCACCAGCGGCAGAAATTCGGCAGCGCCCTGGTCAAGGCTTGCCTCAAGGAAGCCCGGGAACTGGGCATCAGCACCGTGTTCTGCCTGACCTACCAGCCGGTGTTTTTCTCCACCTGCGGCTTCAGAGAGGTTGAAAAGAAGGAACTGCCGCACAAGGTCTGGGGCGAGTGCTACCGCTGCCCGAAATTCCCCGACTGCGATGAAAGCGCCATGACTTTCAGCATCCCGGCGGCGGTCAATGCCTGA
- a CDS encoding NAD(+)/NADH kinase, whose product MIFNRIGIIYHPLNKAAFDLGQQISDYLQGSGADCWLGSAWESDQLKQRMDGTELVITTGGDGTILRAAQAVLPLDIPIASVNLGKLGFMTEIPADEAMVQLQRIFGGEGWDDCRSVLEVSLASGGRPEQQFLAVNDVVAARGGIARIICVECRIGDAHFATFKGDGALVATATGSTGYNFAAGGPVLHPDSTDMLLTPILPHLGRSYSLVVTGDKTIGMKVSTNHQATLCIDGHINVELKTGDVIQARTSGRRLRFIRLRPENSFYAELDHKLKGNRLT is encoded by the coding sequence ATGATTTTCAACCGCATCGGCATTATTTATCATCCGCTTAACAAAGCGGCTTTCGACCTGGGCCAACAGATTTCCGATTACCTCCAGGGTTCCGGCGCCGACTGCTGGCTGGGCTCCGCCTGGGAGAGCGACCAGCTTAAACAGCGGATGGACGGCACCGAGCTGGTCATCACCACCGGAGGCGACGGCACCATCCTCCGCGCCGCCCAGGCGGTGCTGCCGCTGGATATCCCCATCGCGTCGGTCAATCTGGGCAAGCTGGGTTTCATGACCGAGATACCGGCCGACGAAGCCATGGTCCAGCTGCAGCGCATTTTCGGGGGCGAAGGCTGGGATGACTGCCGGTCAGTCCTCGAGGTCAGCCTGGCTTCCGGCGGCCGGCCGGAGCAGCAATTCCTGGCGGTCAACGACGTGGTGGCGGCGCGGGGCGGCATCGCCCGGATCATTTGCGTCGAGTGCCGGATCGGCGACGCCCATTTTGCTACTTTCAAGGGCGACGGCGCGCTGGTGGCGACGGCCACCGGCTCCACCGGCTACAACTTCGCCGCCGGCGGCCCGGTGCTGCATCCCGATTCTACCGATATGCTGCTGACGCCGATATTGCCCCACCTGGGGCGAAGCTACAGCCTGGTGGTCACCGGGGACAAGACGATCGGGATGAAAGTGTCCACCAATCACCAGGCGACGCTGTGCATCGACGGGCATATCAACGTCGAGCTCAAGACCGGAGATGTCATCCAGGCGCGTACCAGCGGCCGCCGCCTGCGGTTTATCAGGCTGCGGCCGGAAAACTCCTTCTACGCCGAACTGGACCACAAATTGAAAGGCAACAGACTGACATGA
- a CDS encoding GNAT family N-acetyltransferase, producing the protein MAVNQPRPRVKARRRRKNNGESPRKTITMTSSAGGLVIRKERKKDFRAVENLVREAFWNRYIPGCSEHLVLHNLRKHADFIPELDLVAEMDGKMAGQIAFSRGAIRDDRGEEKKVISFGPVSVLPEFQTQGVGSALIRHALSLARDMGHTAACIYGDPRYYSRFGFRCAEKYDIRTSDGKFAAALLALELRPGALRGAPGRFIESGAFAIDEAELMKFDARFPPKDKAETESQREFMTLVSLRY; encoded by the coding sequence GTGGCAGTAAACCAGCCGCGGCCGAGAGTAAAAGCCCGGCGGCGCCGGAAAAATAACGGCGAAAGCCCAAGAAAAACTATCACCATGACATCAAGCGCCGGCGGCCTGGTAATAAGAAAAGAACGGAAAAAGGATTTCAGAGCAGTCGAAAACCTGGTCCGCGAGGCGTTCTGGAACCGCTATATCCCGGGCTGCAGCGAGCATCTGGTGCTCCATAACCTCAGGAAACACGCCGATTTCATACCCGAACTCGACCTCGTCGCCGAAATGGACGGGAAGATGGCGGGGCAGATTGCTTTCAGCCGGGGCGCCATCAGAGACGACCGGGGCGAGGAAAAAAAAGTTATCAGCTTCGGGCCGGTGAGCGTACTGCCGGAATTCCAGACACAGGGCGTCGGCAGCGCCTTGATACGGCATGCCCTAAGCCTGGCGCGGGACATGGGTCATACCGCTGCCTGCATCTACGGCGACCCGAGATATTACAGCCGTTTCGGCTTCAGGTGCGCCGAAAAGTACGATATCAGGACATCCGACGGTAAATTCGCCGCGGCCCTGCTGGCACTGGAGCTGCGGCCGGGGGCGCTAAGGGGCGCGCCGGGCCGGTTTATCGAGAGCGGCGCGTTTGCCATTGATGAAGCTGAACTTATGAAGTTCGACGCCCGGTTCCCTCCAAAGGACAAAGCCGAAACGGAGTCGCAGCGGGAATTCATGACCCTGGTCAGCCTCAGGTACTGA
- a CDS encoding FmdB family zinc ribbon protein — protein MPTYEYDCPTCQSKYEVTRKFSETGGGTCPKCGGEGRRVYCAPYLVFKGPGFYVTDSRTEKDPELEHRQKEKEAAEKAEKAAAEPEAKKTEPDAGGSKPAAAESKSPAAPEK, from the coding sequence ATGCCGACCTACGAATACGATTGCCCGACCTGCCAATCCAAATACGAAGTTACCCGCAAATTCAGCGAAACCGGCGGCGGCACCTGCCCGAAGTGCGGCGGCGAGGGGCGCAGGGTGTATTGCGCGCCGTACCTGGTGTTCAAGGGCCCGGGCTTCTACGTTACGGACAGCCGGACCGAGAAAGACCCTGAACTGGAACACCGCCAGAAGGAAAAAGAAGCCGCCGAAAAAGCCGAAAAAGCGGCCGCGGAGCCGGAAGCCAAGAAGACCGAGCCGGATGCCGGTGGCAGTAAACCAGCCGCGGCCGAGAGTAAAAGCCCGGCGGCGCCGGAAAAATAA
- a CDS encoding RidA family protein: protein MSREIIHTDKAPKAIGPYSQAVKAGNLVFTSGQLPINPATGEIKGDMTAQTRQTLENLKAVIEAAGGTLQDAVKATVFITDLKEFAAMNAVYAEFFPNRPPARSTVEVSGLARGALVEIEAVAVIGDRE, encoded by the coding sequence TTGAGCAGAGAAATCATTCATACCGATAAAGCACCTAAAGCCATCGGCCCCTATTCCCAGGCGGTGAAAGCCGGAAACCTGGTATTCACCTCCGGTCAGTTGCCGATCAACCCGGCGACCGGGGAGATTAAAGGCGACATGACCGCCCAAACGCGCCAGACGCTGGAAAACCTGAAGGCGGTGATCGAGGCGGCGGGCGGGACGCTTCAGGACGCGGTCAAGGCGACAGTGTTCATCACCGATCTCAAGGAGTTTGCCGCGATGAACGCGGTCTACGCCGAATTTTTCCCGAACCGGCCTCCGGCCAGGAGCACCGTCGAGGTCTCCGGGCTGGCCAGGGGCGCCCTGGTGGAGATAGAGGCCGTGGCGGTTATCGGAGACAGGGAATAG
- a CDS encoding zinc ribbon domain-containing protein, with amino-acid sequence MTTVIKCGNCGEILYEGVRVCPKCGSSKKDYSVSAKSGISVSTDMKMKHKRVGKGTIHEEVNRHKKSADSKLTKGVREIITIDREKKPSTWDQTVTDAESGEITHEEHTTLKEHNESKKHRN; translated from the coding sequence ATGACCACCGTGATTAAATGCGGAAATTGTGGTGAAATCCTTTATGAGGGAGTTAGGGTGTGTCCAAAATGCGGCTCTTCGAAAAAGGACTATTCTGTTTCAGCAAAGTCTGGGATATCAGTCAGCACCGACATGAAGATGAAACATAAACGAGTTGGCAAAGGTACAATCCATGAGGAAGTCAATCGACATAAGAAAAGCGCAGATTCAAAACTTACAAAAGGCGTAAGAGAGATCATCACGATTGATAGAGAAAAGAAACCGAGCACATGGGATCAAACAGTCACAGATGCTGAGAGTGGTGAAATTACCCATGAAGAACATACTACTCTGAAAGAGCATAACGAGAGTAAAAAGCACCGCAATTGA